The genomic stretch ATCAAATCCGCAAACTGTTCACCAACGAACGCCAATTTAGCTGAAAATGCAGCGCGAACGCGTATGGTGACGATGAAACTCGAGCTTGGTCGATGGAGATAATGATGCTCGATACGATTAGACGACTCGTCGATGAACAAGGCCGCTTGGCCGTGGCCGCCGAGACGATCGGCGACAATGCCGATCTCTACGCCACGGGCCTCACATCCTTCGCCGCGGTCCAGCTGATGCTGGCGCTGGAAGAGACGTTCGACGTCGAATTCCCCGACCGCATGCTCAACCGTCGCAGCTTCTCCTCGATCGCCTCGATCGCCGGCTGCCTGCACGAGCTCAAGGAAGCCGCTTGATGAACGCGCCACTCGATCGCGGAGCGAATGTCGTTGCGACGGCCGCCCGCCACGCCGACGATGTCGACCGCAACGGCCGTTTCCCGATCGAGGCGTTTCAGGCCCTCAAGGACGCGCGCCTGCTCTCGCTGCTGATCCCGATCGAAT from Methylosinus sp. C49 encodes the following:
- a CDS encoding acyl carrier protein; translated protein: MLDTIRRLVDEQGRLAVAAETIGDNADLYATGLTSFAAVQLMLALEETFDVEFPDRMLNRRSFSSIASIAGCLHELKEAA